The Halalkalicoccus subterraneus genome contains the following window.
GGCGGCTTTGCGGCCGAGCAGGAACGCGACGACGCGACCGAGACCCTCCAAGCCAAGCGGAACACGCTTTCGGAGCGCATCGACGAGGTCGAAGCCGAGATCGACGAGCTGTCGTCGGAGATCGACGAGGTCGAACAGCGCGCCCAGCAGGTCCAACAGCAGGCCCAGCAGCAGGCGATGCAGCAGATGCAACAGCAACAGAACGACGAGCGGTAAGCCATGTTCGACGGCCTGAAAGAGAAGATCGGGCGCTTTCGCGACGACGTCGAGGAGGAAGCCGAAGACGCGGAGGACGCGCCCGAACCGACGGACGCCGCCGAACCCGACACATCGGACGACCCGGAGTCGAGTGGGTCGAACGATCCGGTCGTCGAGGCCGATACGGCGGCGGCATCCACCGAGGTTCCCGAACCCGAACCCGATTCCGAGCCCGAACCGGCGGGTTCGGGCGAGCCGGTCGACCCCGAAGCATCCGACGAACCCGACGAGCCGATCGCGGCGGACGCCGCCGAACCCGAACCGGAACCCGACGAGCGCTCGTCGGGTTCCGGTAGCGGGTTTATGCACCGCGCGAGGTCGCTCGCGACCGGCCAGATCGTCGTCGACCCCGAGGTCATCGAGGGACCGCTCGACGATCTGGAGTTCGCGCTGCTCGAAAGCGACGTCGAGTTCACGGTCGCCCAGGAGATCGTCACGAACCTGCGGGCCGATCTCGAGAACGCGACCCGTGGGATGACCCAAACCGTCGAGGAACGGGTCGACCAGGCGCTTCGCGAGGCGCTATTGGACGTGATCAGCGTCGGGCAGTTCGATTTCGACGAGCGGATCGCCGCCGCCGACAAGCCCGTTACCCTCATTTTCACCGGCGTCAACGGCGTCGGCAAGACCACCTCGATCGCGAAGCTCTCGCGATACCTCGAGGAGCGCGGGTATTCGACGGTGCTGGCAAACGGTGACACCTACCGGGCGGGCGCCAACGAGCAGATCGCAGAGCACGCCGACCGGCTGGGAACGGAGCTGATCTCCCACGAGCAGGGCGGCGATCCGGCGGCGGTGATCTACGACGCCGTCGAGTACGCCGAGGCCCACGGGGTCGACGTGGTGCTCGGCGACACGGCGGGCCGGCTCCACACGAACGAGGGGCTGATGGACCAACTCGAGAAGATCGATCGGGTCGTCGGCCCGGACATGACGCTCTTTACCGACGAGGCCGTCGCCGGTCAGGACGCCGTCCAGCGCGCCAAGAAGTTCAACGACGTCGCGGAGATCGACGGCGCGATCCTCACGAAGGCCGACGCGGACGCGAACGGCGGCGCGGCGATCTCGATCGCCTACGTCACCGGCAAGCCGATCCTCTTTCTGGGCACCGGTCAGGAGTACGACGATATCGAACGGTTCGACCCCGAATGGGTCGTCGATCAGCTGGTCGGCAAGTGAGCGTCCCGTTCGTGAACCGACGAGCCAGTTCCGTGATCCGCCATCGTAACTACCGGCTCGATCCGCGAGGAGATCAGTAATGGCCGAGGACGACGAGCCCTTCCGGAAGCTGTTCGCCGGCGGGAGCATCGTCTTCATCGGCGAGATGTTCGGGTTGGCGATCTCGTTCCTCTCGACGCTCGTCATCGGGCGTCTGCTAGGGCCCGAGGGCTACGGTGCGATCGCGCTGGGCTCTGCGGCGCTCGCGACCGCCTCGACGCTCGTTCTCCTGGGAATGCACACGGGTATCGGGCGATTCCTGCCGCGATACGACGACCCCGAGCGGCGTCGCGGCGTCCTCGTCTCGGCGTTCCAGCTCGTACTCCCCCTCTCGGTGCTCGCCGGGGGGGTCCTATTCGTCTTCGGCGATTCCATTGCGATGACCGTCTTCGGCGACGAGAGCGTCGCGCCGGTGTTGCGCGTGTTCGGGCTCGCGATGCCCTTTGCCTCGGTCGAGAAGCTCGCTGTCGGTGGGATCCAGGGAACGAAACGCTCGGCCCCGAAGGTGTTCGTCGAGAACGTTACCGCCCACCTCACGCGACTCCTGCTCGCCGTGGTCATCCTCTGGTTGGGGTTCGACGCCGCCGGCGTCGCGTGGGCGTACGTGCTCGGTCACGCCGCCGCCGCTACCCTGGGAATGTACTACCTCTACCGGTACACGTCGCTGTTTACGCGCACTCCGGCCGTCTCGATGCACCGCGAACTGCTCGCCTTCTCCGCACCGTTGATCATCTCCTCGATCATGGTGAAGATCCTCGCCGATATCGATACGTTTCTGCTCGGCTATTTCGTCTCGACGGCCGACGTCGGCATCTACAACGTGCTCTACCCGCTCGCGACGATGTTGACGGCGGTGCTCGCCTCGTTCGGGTTCCTGTTCGTGCCGATCCTCTCGGAGCTGCACGCCGAGGGCGACGTCGCGGAGATGAAACACACCTACCAGCTGGTCACGAAGTGGATCTTCATGGTCTCGCTGCCGATCGTGCTGGTGATCGCGCTGTTTCCCGAACTGCTGCTTCGCTACACGTACGGTCCGGACTACACCGAGGGAGCGCTCGCGCTGTCGATCCTCGCGGGCGGCTTTTTCGTCCACGCCGTCGCCGGTCCCAACTACAAGACGCTGACCGCGATGGGCAACACCCGCCTGATCATGGTCGACAACATGGGTGCCGCGTTGCTCAACGTCGCGCTGAACGTCGTTTTCATCCCACGCTATTCCTACCTCGGCGCGTCGGTCGCGACCGTCATCTCGTATCTCGCGCTCAACATCGCGTACTCGACACAACTGTACACGCGAACCGGGATCCACCCCTTCTCCCCGTCGCTGTTCAAGCCCGCGATCGCCGCGACCGCCTCCATCGGCGCGATCTATCTCGTCGTCACCTCGATCGTGACCGTCACGCTCCCGGTGTTCCTCCTCATGTTCTCGCTCTTTCTCGCGATCCACGCGGTCGTGACTCTGCGCCTCGGCGGGATCGAACGCGAGGAAGTCCTCCTCGTGCTCGACTTCGAGGAGCGACTCGGCGTCGACCTCGGCCCCGCAAAGACGATCGCGAAACGCTTCCTCTGAGCGCTGACCGCTCTCCTCGCCGTGGCTTCCCCGCTATCGGCGGCTCCCCCCATTCTATTTTACGTCGATAAACACATAATACTTATTACTTGTCAAGATATCTATCAAACATGTCAAATCAGAGATCGAATGGCGCTTCGATGAGTCGACGAACCTATCTCGCGGCCGGACTCGCCGCGGTCGCGGGCGTTGGTGTGGTTGGAAGCGGGTCGGCGCGAGCAATGGCAGCGAACGATCCCGCTCCGACCGGTACGGAGATCGGTGGCGGCGAGGAGTACGACCGTCACGTCTCCCCGGAGGACGCGGACGTCGTCGTCTCGACCCGCGAGGAGCTCCTCTCGGCGCTTGAGAGCGGATCGAAAACGATCTACGTCGACGACGATGCGACGATCGACCTGAGCGCTCGCCGGATCACGATCCCCGGCGACGTGACGCTGGCGAGCGGGCGGGGCCGCGACGGCTCGTCGGGAGCGTTGATCACCGCTGACGAACGCACTTCGCGGCTCTTTCAGGTCTTCGAGGACGGCGTGCGAATCACCGGGCTTCGATTCCGGGGCCACCAGGTCGGTTATTACGACTCGTCGGGAGACGCTTGGAGCCATAACTCGCTCGCGATCCGTGCGTACACCGACTGCGAGGTCGATAACTGTGAGCTCTACGGCTGGACGTTCGCCGCGATCGGGATCGGCCGTCACGGCTCGGATCCGCTCGTCAGCGACGCACACGTCCATCACTGCTCGCTTCACGACAACATGATGACCGGGCTCGGCTACGGCGTCGTCGTCTATCAGGGTCACCCGGTGATCGAGTACAACTACTTCGACGGGAACCGCCACAGCATCGCCGCCGGTGGCGAGGCGGGCTGTAGCTACGAAGCTCGGTACAACATCCAGGGCCCGAACGGGCTGATCTTCGGATTCGAGATGCACAGCCCCGGTGGCGACCGGATCGACATCCACCACAACACGTTCGAACTCGTCGAGAACCGCGGCGGTCGGATCACGCGCGCGGTGGCGCTCCGGGGAACACCCAGCGACGGCGCGAGCATTTGGAACAACTGGTTTTTCAATCCGACCGATCCCGGCGGCGATCGGTACGCGAACGGTTCGCCGATCGCACAGTACGGCGACGATGTGAGCGGAACCGAGTGGAACGACGTGTCGCTCTCCGACAACCACTTCGGCGAGGACGAACCGGCACCGGGGATCGGACACCCGCGCGGGGGCTCATCGACCCAGTCCGAGACGGCACAGCTCCGCGTCTACGTCCGCGAAGAGGGTGCTGAGGAGCACCTCGAGGGTGCGACCGTCGAGGTCCAGGCACGCGACGGGACGATACTGGATGACTACGACGACCCGCTGACGGCCGAAACCGTCGCGGGCGAGGAATACTTCGGCGCGTACGCGCGCTTCGACGACCTCCCCGTCGGTCGTTACGACGTTCGAGCGAGCCACCCCGGCTACGAACCGGGTTCGTACCTGGATCTCGAACTCGATTCCTCGGGACGACAGCCCCCGATCTCGCTGGAGCCACGCGAACGAGACGTCCTCACGGTGACCGGACGCGGCGAGACGTCCCACTACGAGTTCGCGACCGACCTCGCGGACGGCGAGATCAAGAAATCCACCGAGTACGGGGCGACCATCAACAGCTACGACAGCATCGACGGGTCGACGGTCACGGGACGCACCACGAACGAGCCCGACTCGTTCGCCTTCGTGGGCGAGG
Protein-coding sequences here:
- the ftsY gene encoding signal recognition particle-docking protein FtsY translates to MFDGLKEKIGRFRDDVEEEAEDAEDAPEPTDAAEPDTSDDPESSGSNDPVVEADTAAASTEVPEPEPDSEPEPAGSGEPVDPEASDEPDEPIAADAAEPEPEPDERSSGSGSGFMHRARSLATGQIVVDPEVIEGPLDDLEFALLESDVEFTVAQEIVTNLRADLENATRGMTQTVEERVDQALREALLDVISVGQFDFDERIAAADKPVTLIFTGVNGVGKTTSIAKLSRYLEERGYSTVLANGDTYRAGANEQIAEHADRLGTELISHEQGGDPAAVIYDAVEYAEAHGVDVVLGDTAGRLHTNEGLMDQLEKIDRVVGPDMTLFTDEAVAGQDAVQRAKKFNDVAEIDGAILTKADADANGGAAISIAYVTGKPILFLGTGQEYDDIERFDPEWVVDQLVGK
- a CDS encoding flippase, with the translated sequence MAEDDEPFRKLFAGGSIVFIGEMFGLAISFLSTLVIGRLLGPEGYGAIALGSAALATASTLVLLGMHTGIGRFLPRYDDPERRRGVLVSAFQLVLPLSVLAGGVLFVFGDSIAMTVFGDESVAPVLRVFGLAMPFASVEKLAVGGIQGTKRSAPKVFVENVTAHLTRLLLAVVILWLGFDAAGVAWAYVLGHAAAATLGMYYLYRYTSLFTRTPAVSMHRELLAFSAPLIISSIMVKILADIDTFLLGYFVSTADVGIYNVLYPLATMLTAVLASFGFLFVPILSELHAEGDVAEMKHTYQLVTKWIFMVSLPIVLVIALFPELLLRYTYGPDYTEGALALSILAGGFFVHAVAGPNYKTLTAMGNTRLIMVDNMGAALLNVALNVVFIPRYSYLGASVATVISYLALNIAYSTQLYTRTGIHPFSPSLFKPAIAATASIGAIYLVVTSIVTVTLPVFLLMFSLFLAIHAVVTLRLGGIEREEVLLVLDFEERLGVDLGPAKTIAKRFL
- a CDS encoding carboxypeptidase-like regulatory domain-containing protein, giving the protein MSRRTYLAAGLAAVAGVGVVGSGSARAMAANDPAPTGTEIGGGEEYDRHVSPEDADVVVSTREELLSALESGSKTIYVDDDATIDLSARRITIPGDVTLASGRGRDGSSGALITADERTSRLFQVFEDGVRITGLRFRGHQVGYYDSSGDAWSHNSLAIRAYTDCEVDNCELYGWTFAAIGIGRHGSDPLVSDAHVHHCSLHDNMMTGLGYGVVVYQGHPVIEYNYFDGNRHSIAAGGEAGCSYEARYNIQGPNGLIFGFEMHSPGGDRIDIHHNTFELVENRGGRITRAVALRGTPSDGASIWNNWFFNPTDPGGDRYANGSPIAQYGDDVSGTEWNDVSLSDNHFGEDEPAPGIGHPRGGSSTQSETAQLRVYVREEGAEEHLEGATVEVQARDGTILDDYDDPLTAETVAGEEYFGAYARFDDLPVGRYDVRASHPGYEPGSYLDLELDSSGRQPPISLEPRERDVLTVTGRGETSHYEFATDLADGEIKKSTEYGATINSYDSIDGSTVTGRTTNEPDSFAFVGEVVSFEADGPVDVLLNGEAVDPDEFAPDEPGDSIDDGQVITVEGGSYADPTHYLFEVTGRVEKSDANGATVDDADEIAGRVVAGILRGEHDSYVIPSDDAITSFISLGGISVRIDGTEVPSGEVESYFE